One stretch of Lacrimispora sphenoides DNA includes these proteins:
- a CDS encoding PTS sugar transporter subunit IIA: MFGYGKKNVEKSAELLELGNIRLNCKPGEKEAVIREVGQLLYQCGCVEESYIEAMLQRELTFSTNIGNGIALPHGVEAAKKSVKHSGIAVMVFPEGTDWGGEMVKLVIGIAGAGEEHLEILSIIADCLADPADVERITGCSAEEIHTMFTGKRCPQ, from the coding sequence GTGTTTGGCTACGGGAAAAAGAATGTAGAGAAGAGTGCAGAGCTTCTGGAACTTGGGAATATCCGTTTAAATTGTAAACCCGGGGAAAAGGAGGCGGTAATAAGGGAGGTAGGGCAGCTGCTTTATCAGTGCGGCTGTGTAGAAGAATCCTACATAGAAGCAATGCTTCAGCGTGAACTGACGTTTTCCACAAATATCGGCAATGGAATTGCACTTCCCCATGGCGTAGAGGCAGCTAAAAAATCGGTTAAGCACTCCGGCATTGCAGTTATGGTATTCCCTGAGGGAACAGACTGGGGGGGAGAAATGGTAAAACTGGTCATAGGGATTGCAGGGGCAGGAGAGGAGCATTTGGAAATACTCTCAATCATCGCAGACTGCCTGGCCGATCCGGCCGATGTGGAACGGATCACCGGGTGCAGTGCAGAAGAAATCCATACCATGTTTACAGGAAAGAGGTGTCCGCAATGA